The region ACGATAAACTCATCATAGGGGGTATCAAAGAGGTAGCTGATGGTTCAATTCAAGGTTATAGCGGATATCTAAGTGAACCTTATTATACTCCGTTTAATGGTGATGCTGACTACCGTGGTTATCCTCGACATGATCGTGAGAAATTGGCTGATAGGATCATGAAAATACATTCAGCAGGAAGACAGGTGTTTTTACATGCCAATGGAGATGCAGCAATTGACGATGCTCTTTATGCTTTTAGAAAAGCTCAGGAAGCATTTCCTAGAGAAGATACCCGGCATACGCTAATCCATGCACAAATGGCGAGAGAAGATCAACTTGATGAGATGGCAGAGCTTGGTTTGATTCCTTCTTTTTTCCAGCTTCATACTTATTACTGGGGTGACCGTCACCGAGACATTTTTATGGGACCAGAACGTGCCTTTCGTATGAGTCCTACTAAATCGGCTGCAGATAGGGGCATGCGGTTCACTATTCACACAGATACACCTGTTGTGCCAATGGATCCTATGTTGATGATCTGGTCGGCGGTCAATCGTGTGTCTACCAGTGGTCAGGTTATTGGTCGTGAGCAGTCTATCACTGCGTTAGAAGCTCTCCGCGCAACGACGATTAATAGTGCATTCCAAAATTTTGAAGACCATATTAAAGGGTCTATCGAACCCGGTAAATTGGCAGATTTTACCATCCTTGCAGAAAACCCATTGAAGGTCGATCCTATAAGGATCAAAGATATTCAAATACTAGAAGCAATCGTTGGTGGTGATAGCATCTATAAAACGATGTTATAGCTTCGTTATTCATTAGGTGAGTGTATGCTGGAATAAATTTTAGTATACACTCCACACTAATATCGATGTATTCACAGTTGAGAGCCAATCTAGTCCATTCACTATACTTATCTATCTATGTTTATTTAAGTTACACTCAGAATTAAAGCTTGTAGCCTACGTTAAGCAGCTGGTTTTGCTTTAATCAAGGCAAAGTTATGAGTGACTTATGACAAGGATTTTTAAGTCGAATAAAATAGCTACTGGCTGTTGTTTGCAACTTAACCTAGTATATGTTTTCATCAATTAAGGTGTTATAAAAATGTCTCACTCAGAAACCAACTGCCTTTGTGGTGCTGTAAAAATCGTTGCCGAGGAAGTTAATCCTAAATTTAAAAGGGTTGGAAATGGATATGCAATATTTTAGTGACATGCGACCGAGTTATTATTGTTTTTCCAATGAAACAAAAGAAATGACGACAGCTGAGATAATGGCCTTTTTTACCGCTGCAGTGTAATTAAAGATACAGATAACCAGATTCAATTTCATCATTATTCCATTTTAATAGGGCGTTGTAGTTGGTGATGGACTTTGATACGCCATCGCCTTACTCGCGTAGTATTAACGGTAGGGAGCATGTTCAGTTACTTGTTTTATATTCGATATAATATTGATTAATAATGAAAATCATCTTTAACGTTACGAGATCTTATGGGTCATGTGGCACTCAGAAGTTGAGTGTCATACAGTGAATATGTTTCATTGATTTTTTAACATTTTTAACATTTTTAACATTTTTAACATTTTTAACGTTTTAACTTATTTTATCAACGTTGAAATAGGGTTGGCTCACGTATTGGTTACAAACTGATGCAAATAATCTTTTGATTTTTAATCAAAAAACACACATTGTTATGACAGCGCTGTTATAGGTAGGTATAACAATAAAAATTATACCTTTTTAGATCATAACTAATAGAAAAGCGTCAGCAGCGTACTGAATGATGTAAATGGATTGTGAGGCTGAATCGGGGGCGCATAATAAAATTTCGAGAAGTTTTACCAAAAAGTAATAAAAACACTTATGTTCAGCGCATTATTAGCGTTTGTGTAACGCATGCAAAATCAAATATACACTAAAAAATTAAAACAACATCGTGCCAAAATTAATTAAATTGTGATCTGATGTAGACGTTTATTGTTTAAATAGGAAAATAGAGATGAAAAAATTTGTATTATTAGCGCTGCCTTTGGCTATATCTTCTGCATTTGTATTCTCAGCAGAGAGTTCTACTCACTTTGCTAATAATAACCCAAGCGCTGCTTATTTAGGAATTTATGGCTTAAATGCTGATAGTAAGATGCTAGATAGAGTGGTCGATGAATATGGTATTAAAGATGTTGACGCTGGCTTCATTCTAATAAACAGAAATGCCACTTGTAACATCGACAATATTACTGATGGCTCAGGTATTAACCCTATCTCTGGCCACCAAAATGAGTACCAGCGATTTACCCAAAAAGGTGGGAAGCTTGGATTAGTTTTTGGCGGAGCAATTGGTCCTACATCTAGCGATCCTATTATGGAATGTGATCAAGTTGAACTCTATAATCTAATCAAGAATTCAATTGAATTATCATCAGTTGATATTCATCGTGTTTCATTCGATATTGAGCATGATGGCTGGCGTACGGGAAATTTTGTGGATGAAACAGAAGCAGAATTCTATGATAAAATAGCGATGACTTTACGTCAATTACATGATGATAATCCCAATATAAGCTTAGAAATTACAATTCCACAATACTCAGGTTATTGGAAGCGTCCTTATAATAACTACCTTAGAGATTTCTTAGCACAAAATGAAGATGTATTAGATGAATATCATCTCATGACATCAGCTTCAAATTCACAGCTCTCAAGTTGGGTTAGTAACACTATGTCTAAACTAGGTGGCTGGCCAAAAAATAAAACGATAATATTATTAACTGAAGGCAATACAAATAATAACCAATTTAATGCTGAAACATTAAAAAATAGTTACAGCCAGTATGCTGGTATGTCGACACTCATAACTTACATGGAATATTTAAATCCAGGTCAATCTGAATTGCACCGTGATTTAAATGACCTAGAAGGAACCACTCCGCCTACAAATGGGCCATATAACTTAACGGTTAATAATCAACAGGGCTATCAAGCCAGCATAAAAATTACTAATGATTTTGAATCTGATTGGCTTAATCAGGGTGAAGCTCGTACATATGATGAAACATCGTGGGGTTCTTCAAGTACAGGGATTATCAGTGATCAACAAAACCTTACTGTTTCAGTTAGTTATTGGGGTGGAGTAGGTGAATGTTTGAATAATGATAACACTGCTCTCCACTTTGATTTTACGAAAGATACAACCATTACTATCGAAGCTATATCTAGTGTAAATTCGATTTACTGCAGCGCTCAGTAATCAAATCGTCTTGACTAATGTCACAAAAATGCATGTGATATTAGTCTGGTTTTGGTGTCTTGGCTTGTCATTTATCTAGTGGTATACGTAAGAGAGTCCGTAAGTATGATGGACATATTATAGTCACAAGGATATGTTAAAAATATTATGAGTGCCCATTGAGTGTTATAGCTTAATAGTGATGAGTGTATATCATAAAATAACCAATTTAATTATATCGCTTTAAAATGGAAATATTTCCATTCTAAATTTTTCATGACAAGATTTACCCTGAGAGGACATATGGTTTTTTTGAAAAAAAATATCTCTAATAAAAACCAGTTAAGTCCATGGTCGATGCGATGTCTGTTAAGTGTGGTGGCTAGTTTTGTATTGATGATGTCTGCCTCCGCATCTTCAGAAAATAAAAATAATAGCCATGGGCACATAATAAAAGAAGTCGTTATTAAAGATAAGTGGATAGCACGTAGTGATAGTTTAAGTATCGATAAAACGCCCGCCGATCCCGCTAAAGGAAGTTATGGACTAAATAAGGTAACAGGTGAGTTTACTCACCCTATTGCCACGCGTGATGCTCATGAGAATATTCGCTTTGATGGTGAATTAGATTACTGGGATACCGAGCAATACATAAAAAACATGACCGTTGAAGCGTATTATCCTATCACCGTTGAGCCATTTCATACTTGGCAAAATATTGTTGACTTCGATGGCCATCGTTATCTGTATCAATACGTTCGCCGTGATTTGAAAATTTTTGATATTACTGATCCTAAAGATGCAAAATTACTGTTAACCCGTGGGCACACTTGGGGGGCAAATGGTGCTGATGAAGCCGAACAAAATCCATATGAAGAAGGCGATATGTTCGGTGCTGCTTCAATCCAATGGAATGAAAAACTAGCAAAATACATTATGGTGCAAGCTTTTGAAGTACGCCGTTTTGGTTTGTTAAAAAATAAGCGTATGCAACCGGAAAATGTTGAAAAAATTCGTAAGGCTAATCACCTAAAGGGCTTTAAAGTTTATGAAATGAATGGCCCTTTACCAAAAGATTGGAAATTGTTGTCTCAGCGAACAACTGATATTAAACACCCTGATGCTGCAATTGGTCAGCAGCAAGGCTCAGGTGTGCGTGATATTCCGTCCTATTTTGGCGGAGATATTATGTATGTAGCTGCGGCACCTGATGCAAGCTATGCCTTAACCGAATACCCAAATGATTTATATTCTGCGGGTTATCAATCTTGGGATATATCAGATCCAAGTAACCCCAAATTTTTAGATCAGTTAACGGTACCGGGGCAAATCGCTTTTAATGAAGAGCACGAGGAGGTATTTAAAGAAAACCTAAGAGCAGGTAATCGTACATCATGGATGGGTGCACGTATGTCCTTGTTTATTCCTAAATCAGCCGAAAAAGGTGGTAAGTATGGTTACGCTGCAATGGGGGGGTTAGGGTTCTATGTGATTGATATTTCAAATCCAAGTGATATGAAAGTTGTGAGTCATTTGAATTTTACCCCAAGTGTGGCTGGCACCGAAGGGGATTTTATCGATGTATCTCAAGTTGAGAAAACAGGTATTGTTTATTTCAGCGGTTACCCTCTAAATGAAGATTGCTGGGAACCATATAAAGATGTTCATATGATTGATGTCAATAACCCTGAAAAACCAGTTAAAATTGGTGTTTTACCGCGCCCTAAACCACCAAGTGATGCTAAATTTACAGACTTTTGCCAACGCCAAGGTAGTTTTGGGCCTAAGCGAACAGGTTATTACACTCAACCTGGAACATCAAAAGATAATATTTTACCGTTTAATTTTTATAATGCAGGACTTCAAGTGTTTGATGTGAGTAATGTGAACAAACCTGAAATTACTGCTTACTTTGTACCACCATTTAACACTGAACGCGTTGTTGAATATGCGAGAGGTAATTTGTCTCACAGTGTTTATGTAGAATATGATCGTAATTTATTTTGGTTGTTTACCAATCATGGCATCTATGTGCTTTCTAGTCCGGTACTTGGTGAACCTTCATTTGAAGCCCCAACGACACCCTGGCCAAGTCGAATTAAATAAACCCCAAGGCTGAATGTAAAATCTGATGTTTAATATGTGTAAAAAAAGGGGTGTTTGAGAGACTAAAAAGATTAAGGTGAGCATAGAAAAGCTAGATTAATTTGCTGTTGTTCTATTGATGATATTTTACCACCATTTCGATCAAAGGTTCACGGCTCGCTTTGGCTGCACGTAATCTGCTTAAGTAATTTTCCCATAGTTCGACTTGATTACTGGCAAGCTCATGCAGTAGTTTCCAAGAAAAAAGTCCGGTGTTATGTCCATCATCAAAAGTGATTTTAACCGCATAGTTGCCGACGGCTTCTAAAGTATTAATGTTGACTTGCTTCTTATGCGTGACTAATACTGGCTTACCGTGACCATGAACATCCGCCGAAGGAGAGTAGACACGGAGTATTTCACAACTCAGTTGATATGTTTCACCTGTGTCGAAGGTGATGTCGAGCAGGCGTGATTTACGTTTAAGTTTTATGTCAGTGACGGTAGGAGAGTTTGTAAAGGTGGCCATATAGGTTACTCAATAGCATAGCGAGTACCGAGTAAGGCGAAATGCTTGTTAACTCGGTACAGGCAATGGTGATGTTAAAGAATAAAGCGGCTTAAATCTTCATCTTGTACTAAATTATCTAAGTGATCGCTCACGTATTTAGCATCAATAATAAAGGTGCTTCCCGATTTATCTGACGCTTCGTAAGAAAGCTCTTCGGTCAGCTTTTCCATGACAGTGTGCAAACGACGAGCGCCGATATTCTCGGTGCGTTCGTTCACTTGCCAGGCTGCTTGAGCTATGCTCTCGATACCATCTTCAGTGAATTCTATTTTGACACCTTCAGTGCCCATCATGGCAACGTGTTGCTCAGTTAATGAAGCATGAGGCTCAGTTAAAATACGTTTGAAGTCATCAGCCGTAAGGGCTTCGAGTTCTACACGAATAGGAAGTCGTCCTTGCAGCTCAGGAATAAGATCTGATGGTTTAGACATCTGAAACGCACCAGAAGCGATAAATAGAATATGATCTGTTTTTACCATGCCGTGTTTAGTATTTACTGTACAACCTTCGACCAATGGTAGCAGATCGCGCTGTACGCCTTCACGGGATACGTCAGGACCTGAAGATTCACCACGTTTACAGATTTTGTCTATCTCATCTAAGAACACGATACCATGCTGTTCAACCAATTCGATAGCCTGTTCTTTTAGATCATCTTGATTAACCAGTTTGGCGGCTTCTTCTTCAATCATCAGCTTATAAGCTTCTTTGATTGGCATTTTACGGCGTTTACTGGCACCAGGTCCCATATTCTGAAACATACTTTGTAACTGGTTGGTCATCTCTTCCATGCCTGGAGGAGACATGATTTCTATGCCAACTTGAGGTGCAGAGACGTCTATTTCAATTTCTTTATCGTCTAACTGGCCTTCGCGTAGTTTTTTG is a window of Shewanella sp. VB17 DNA encoding:
- a CDS encoding LVIVD repeat-containing protein, with the translated sequence MKKNISNKNQLSPWSMRCLLSVVASFVLMMSASASSENKNNSHGHIIKEVVIKDKWIARSDSLSIDKTPADPAKGSYGLNKVTGEFTHPIATRDAHENIRFDGELDYWDTEQYIKNMTVEAYYPITVEPFHTWQNIVDFDGHRYLYQYVRRDLKIFDITDPKDAKLLLTRGHTWGANGADEAEQNPYEEGDMFGAASIQWNEKLAKYIMVQAFEVRRFGLLKNKRMQPENVEKIRKANHLKGFKVYEMNGPLPKDWKLLSQRTTDIKHPDAAIGQQQGSGVRDIPSYFGGDIMYVAAAPDASYALTEYPNDLYSAGYQSWDISDPSNPKFLDQLTVPGQIAFNEEHEEVFKENLRAGNRTSWMGARMSLFIPKSAEKGGKYGYAAMGGLGFYVIDISNPSDMKVVSHLNFTPSVAGTEGDFIDVSQVEKTGIVYFSGYPLNEDCWEPYKDVHMIDVNNPEKPVKIGVLPRPKPPSDAKFTDFCQRQGSFGPKRTGYYTQPGTSKDNILPFNFYNAGLQVFDVSNVNKPEITAYFVPPFNTERVVEYARGNLSHSVYVEYDRNLFWLFTNHGIYVLSSPVLGEPSFEAPTTPWPSRIK
- a CDS encoding gamma-butyrobetaine hydroxylase-like domain-containing protein, with amino-acid sequence MATFTNSPTVTDIKLKRKSRLLDITFDTGETYQLSCEILRVYSPSADVHGHGKPVLVTHKKQVNINTLEAVGNYAVKITFDDGHNTGLFSWKLLHELASNQVELWENYLSRLRAAKASREPLIEMVVKYHQ
- the hslU gene encoding ATP-dependent protease ATPase subunit HslU produces the protein MSEMTPREIVHELDSHIIGQHNAKRSVAIALRNRWRRMQLDADFRQEVTPKNILMIGPTGVGKTEIARRLAKLAKAPFIKVEATKFTEVGYVGKEVEQIIRDLTDSAIKLTREEQMKKCKTKAEEAAEERVLDALLPKPKEDWDNESKDDSSTRQVFRKKLREGQLDDKEIEIDVSAPQVGIEIMSPPGMEEMTNQLQSMFQNMGPGASKRRKMPIKEAYKLMIEEEAAKLVNQDDLKEQAIELVEQHGIVFLDEIDKICKRGESSGPDVSREGVQRDLLPLVEGCTVNTKHGMVKTDHILFIASGAFQMSKPSDLIPELQGRLPIRVELEALTADDFKRILTEPHASLTEQHVAMMGTEGVKIEFTEDGIESIAQAAWQVNERTENIGARRLHTVMEKLTEELSYEASDKSGSTFIIDAKYVSDHLDNLVQDEDLSRFIL